Proteins encoded in a region of the Vicia villosa cultivar HV-30 ecotype Madison, WI linkage group LG5, Vvil1.0, whole genome shotgun sequence genome:
- the LOC131604549 gene encoding uncharacterized protein LOC131604549, whose translation MPNGYPRGMSYNFVPEGYHPITGAAQTTMTSPLVPTVPQTEEAIYHVEPNERNEAYDDFKDQFQEMPKEIKALKGKNSFGKSAYDMCLVPNVKIPTKFKVPDFEKKMATHTDDDKLLIHYFQDSLTGAALKWYMGLDSTHISSFDDLVEVFIRQYKYNVDMAPDRDQLRAMEQKEKESFKDAPTDFTEMVNMGMRLEEGVREGRLTMEFGSSTETKKYGNKFQKKWKDETIAFAIDGGESQNSHSYQPLAYQQAPFISYDQYPYVAAA comes from the exons ATGCCTAATGGCTATCCTAGGGGCATGTCTTACAACTTTGTGCCAGAGGGATACCATCCTATCACTGGAGCTGCTCAAACTACCATGACTTCACCCCTGGTACCTACCGTGCCACAAACTGAGGAAGCCATTTACCATGTTGAGCCCAATGAAAGAAATGAAGCTTATGATGATTTCAAAGACCAATTCCAAGAGATGCCAAAGGAGATTAAAGCCCTCAAAGGGAAGAATTCGTTTGGAAAGAGTGCTTATGATATGTGTCTTGTGCCAAATGTGAAAATACCTACCAAATTTAAAGTGCCTGATTTTgaaaa AAAGATGGCCACTCATACTGATGATGATAAGTTATTGATCCACTATTTTCAAGATAGTCTAACTGGTGCCGCTTTGAAATGGTACATGGGATTAGATAGTACTCATATCAGTTCTTTTGATGACCTTGTGGAAGTGTTCattcgacaatacaagtataatgttgacatggctcctgatagagacCAACTCCGAGCCATGGAGCAGAAGGAGAAAgagtctttcaaaga CGCTCCGACTGACTTTACTGAAATGGTGAATATGGGAATGCGACTAGAAGAAGGTGTACGAGAAGGACGATTGACTATGGAATTTGGATCATCAACTGAAACCAAGAAATATGGAAACAAATTTCAAAAGAAGTGGAAAGATGAAACTATTGCTTTTGCAATTGATGGTGGAGAGTCTCAGAACTCACATTCCTATCAACCCTTAGCTTATCAGCAAGCACCATTCATATCATACGATCAATATCCGTATGTTGCAGCCGCATAA